CGGAAGGACATGGAGAACTTCATGATCGGAGGGCATCGTCACTGCCCGTGCGGACTCCACCACCCGATCAATGTCGTCCTGACGGACTATCTTGCTCTTGATCGCCACGATTCCGTTGCTGTTGAAGCTCCGGATGTGGCTCCCCGCCACGCCGACAAACGCCGACCGGATGGGCGTGCCACTGATAAATTCTGCTTCTTCGACCGCGGCCTGGATCGAATCCACCGTTTGGTCAATGTTCACCACCGCTCCGCGGCTCAGACCCTTCGACGGATGCTTCCCGAGACCAACGATCTCGATCGAGCCATCATCGTTCACCTCCGCCACCACTACGCATATCTTCGAGGTGCCGATATCGAGGCCCACCACTACGTCGGCCTTTCTGCTCATCCTCTCAACCCTCCCTCCTTTTCCAGGGGGCGGACAACAATTCGCCCTGGAAATGTCAGATCCAATTCGAATTTTTTCGTAAACCTGGCGGTCTGATCCTGAAATATCCGGATCGCCAGAAGACCCAGCCGTTCCACCTGGGCGCCCATCCCCTCATCACGCACCAGAAGGTGAACATTTCCGCCGAGCGCCCGGACGCGGATGCGCCCGTCCTCGGGCTGTGCTACCGAGATGCAGCTTTTCCGAAGCACCGGGATGGCGCCGATGAGCGCCGCGGCCTGCATCGCGCGCCGAAATCCGCTGCCCGCGATGCGATCCCCGGGTGCGCCGCCGCCCTTCTCGAAGCCCTCGATAAACGGCAGGCAGCCCTCCTTCATCGCCGGCACCGTGCCGAGGATCACCCCTTCCCGGTCCACGCCGATCATCCCCTCGCGCCGGATCAGCGCCGCCGGCAGACGCT
The window above is part of the bacterium genome. Proteins encoded here:
- a CDS encoding FtsQ-type POTRA domain-containing protein produces the protein MRWQGEGRKDRSASVRLRLQAVAPVSEKKRKKTAGRQRGASRAWLRSAIGLLVFVEVLLLSGHAVKWVRSSRFFALGEVVVSGYRALSPEELIRRAALSADVNLFEVDLERVRRQLESHPWVRRAVVRRRIPHALYMEIEERLPAALIRREGMIGVDREGVILGTVPAMKEGCLPFIEGFEKGGGAPGDRIAGSGFRRAMQAAALIGAIPVLRKSCISVAQPEDGRIRVRALGGNVHLLVRDEGMGAQVERLGLLAIRIFQDQTARFTKKFELDLTFPGRIVVRPLEKEGGLRG